In Mytilus galloprovincialis chromosome 1, xbMytGall1.hap1.1, whole genome shotgun sequence, the following are encoded in one genomic region:
- the LOC143063941 gene encoding coiled-coil domain-containing protein 24-like, whose product MEEHPFDLQAYEPPLSLWSLVEQHVSPYEQTEIKNMLGESLVDQSLELHAEIDTLLEIWRDYRYETDDMQPAKILPEPPGLRGRLIQEIQFFVDNVKEKAQNQGMNPDRVLNTKYNMEVIDYALDSSRPGTGRPGSARPCSAFSREGRDTPMITSPTGSDRASFASTLSEEIESMNDMLNYLKFDECVQHLRSTLEEENEILLRDIRFLYECIDDEAEFRAEKQGTVSREPTILDLQQERSKMEKELLNNTVVSVSKKGTGPRNMASIKKLGPIESPKIRIRNIDSPPVPIITRDCESPKTPLEPKTTSSPRQGYPTVLSSTSKNRPLKASHDIKIQSADNSTSPGDRLKSGSGNQVRGRRTVMTMKEGINGAQIVTLGMPSDQGITHVPTPPPLERPRSAQRFRKMVMDCRDT is encoded by the exons atggaGGAGCATCCATTTGATCTTCAAGCTTATGAACCACCACTTTCTCTGTGGAGTTTAGTGGAACAACATGTCAGTCCATATGAACAGACAGAGATAAAAAATATGTTAGGAGAATCATTGGTGGATCAGAGTTTAGAACTACATGCTGAG ATTGATACCTTGTTAGAAATATGGCGAGATTATAGATATGAAACTGATGACATGCAGCCAGCTAAAATTCTCCCAGAACCGCCAGGTCTTCGTGGTAGACTTATacaagaaatacaattttttgttGATAATGTAAAAGAAAAAGCACAAAATCAGGGAAT GAATCCTGACAGGGtattaaacacaaaatataacATGGAAGTGATTGATTATGCATTAGATAGTTCAA GACCTGGAACAGGGAGGCCTGGCTCTGCACGACCATGTTCAGCATTTTCTAGAGAAGGAAGAGATACACCTATGATAACTAGTCCTACTGGTAGTGATag agcCTCATTTGCATCCACTTTAAGTGAAGAAATAGAATCAATGAATGATATGTTGAATTATCTGAAGTTTGATGAATGTGTCCAACATTTAAG ATCAACATTAGAAGAGGAAAATGAGATATTATTAAGAGATATAAGATTCTTATATGAATGTATTGATGATGAGGCTGAATTCAGGGCAGAAAAACAGGGTACAGTGTCCAGGGAACCTACAATATTAg atttgCAGCAAGAAAGATCCAAGATGGAAAAAGAACTGCTGAACAACACTGTAGTCTCAGTGTCTAAAAAGGGTACAGGACCTCGAAATATGGCTTCAATAAA GAAACTTGGACCAATTGAATCtccaaaaataagaataagaaaCATAGATAGTCCACCTGTTCCAATTATAACCAGAGACTGTGAATCACCTAAAACTCCTCTAGAACCAAAAACTACTAGTTCACCAAGACAAGGTTATCCAACTGTACTGTCTTCCACTTCTAAAAATAGACCTTTAAAGGCATCACATGATATAAAAATTCAGTCAGCTGATAATTCTACTTCACCTGGTGATAGACTCAAATCTGGTTCAGGCAACCAGGTAAGGGGTAGACGTACGGTTATGACAATGAAGGAGGGAATTAATGGAGCACAGATTGTGACTTTAGGTATGCCATCAGATCAGGGTATTACACATGTACCTACTCCGCCTCCTTTAGAGAGGCCACGTTCTGCTCAGAGATTTAGAAAAATGGTAATGGACTGTCGAGACACGTGA